A single window of Nocardia sp. NBC_01327 DNA harbors:
- a CDS encoding acyl-CoA dehydrogenase family protein, with protein sequence MTSTLPETTSSEWLAAATAVGDNLRDGVADRDRTGELSLAAYDLLRSSGLSRALVPAEFGGGGATHRQMGDILRELGRHDPATAVAFAMHSHLVAAQVWRHRHGIDARPMFEKVTAGAILVSTGASDWVDSNGSAVRVEGGYRVSARKAPASGCEAGTVAVSSIRWDDAPEGPQVLHFAVPLTAPGVRIEKTWDTLGLRASGSHTVVFDEAFVPDAAVSLIRPAGVWPPILNIVAGAAMPLVMAAYLGIADRAVELTTELMAGRGEAHTVSLAGEMMNSYTTAVDLIDAMFTASDNLHFANTDEHAARTLSRKTVAADALIATVRLAIETVGGAGYSRGCPLELWYRDMHGCLFHPLPRAKQTRFTGQVLLGHSPRG encoded by the coding sequence ATGACATCGACTCTTCCCGAAACCACCAGCTCCGAGTGGCTCGCGGCCGCCACCGCGGTAGGCGACAACCTGCGCGACGGTGTCGCCGATCGCGACCGCACCGGCGAACTGTCCCTCGCCGCCTACGACCTGCTGCGCTCCTCGGGGCTGAGCCGGGCACTGGTACCCGCCGAATTCGGCGGCGGCGGGGCCACCCACCGCCAGATGGGCGACATACTGCGGGAATTGGGCAGGCACGATCCGGCCACCGCGGTCGCCTTCGCCATGCATTCGCATCTGGTCGCCGCCCAGGTGTGGCGGCACCGGCACGGCATCGACGCCCGGCCGATGTTCGAAAAGGTCACGGCGGGCGCGATTCTGGTCAGCACCGGGGCTTCGGACTGGGTGGATTCCAATGGCAGTGCGGTCCGGGTCGAGGGCGGTTACCGGGTCAGCGCGCGTAAGGCCCCGGCGAGCGGATGCGAAGCCGGGACGGTGGCGGTCAGCAGCATTCGCTGGGACGACGCCCCCGAGGGACCGCAGGTGCTGCACTTCGCCGTGCCGCTCACCGCCCCCGGCGTGCGCATCGAAAAGACTTGGGACACCCTGGGTTTGCGCGCCAGCGGGTCACACACCGTGGTGTTCGACGAAGCCTTCGTCCCCGATGCCGCGGTCTCGCTGATCCGCCCGGCGGGCGTCTGGCCGCCGATTCTCAATATCGTGGCGGGCGCGGCCATGCCGCTGGTGATGGCGGCCTACCTCGGAATCGCCGACCGCGCAGTGGAATTGACGACCGAGCTGATGGCCGGTCGCGGCGAAGCGCACACCGTGAGCCTGGCCGGGGAAATGATGAACTCCTACACCACGGCCGTCGATCTGATCGACGCCATGTTCACCGCCTCGGACAATCTGCACTTCGCCAATACCGACGAGCACGCCGCGCGCACCCTCAGCCGGAAGACCGTGGCTGCCGACGCGCTCATCGCCACCGTGCGGCTGGCCATCGAAACCGTCGGCGGCGCAGGCTATTCCCGCGGTTGCCCGCTCGAACTGTGGTACCGCGATATGCACGGATGTCTGTTCCACCCGCTCCCGCGCGCCAAGCAGACCCGCTTCACCGGGCAGGTACTGCTCGGACACTCGCCGCGGGGCTGA
- a CDS encoding winged helix-turn-helix transcriptional regulator produces MGTATAGYGQYCPISRALDLLGERWSLLILRDLLTGTSRFNDLARGLPGLSRSLLARRLRRFERAGLVERTADGGYVLSAAGYELEPILFGLGAWGARWTFGAPEPAELDAQLLVWWMHTRLDTSGFPGKRHVLGVLFTDDPRRYWIVVESGIASVCDSDPGFPVDVTITSDVSSLYQVWLGRVPMLHAMRAGRLEFVGPAALTRRMSTVLRLSPVAAR; encoded by the coding sequence GTGGGTACCGCGACCGCAGGCTACGGCCAGTACTGCCCGATTTCGCGGGCGCTCGACCTGCTGGGGGAGCGCTGGTCGCTGCTCATTCTGCGTGATTTGCTCACCGGCACTTCGCGATTCAACGATCTGGCACGCGGTCTGCCCGGACTCTCGCGCAGCCTGCTCGCGCGCCGCCTGCGCCGGTTCGAGCGGGCCGGTCTGGTGGAGCGGACCGCCGACGGCGGGTATGTGCTCAGTGCTGCCGGGTATGAGCTGGAGCCGATTCTCTTCGGTCTGGGCGCCTGGGGTGCGCGCTGGACCTTCGGTGCGCCGGAGCCCGCGGAGCTGGATGCGCAGCTGCTGGTCTGGTGGATGCACACCCGGCTGGACACCTCCGGATTCCCGGGCAAACGGCATGTGCTCGGCGTGCTGTTCACCGATGATCCGCGCCGATACTGGATCGTGGTGGAGTCCGGTATCGCGTCGGTATGCGATTCCGATCCGGGTTTTCCGGTCGATGTGACCATTACGTCGGATGTGAGCTCGCTGTATCAGGTGTGGCTGGGCCGGGTGCCGATGCTGCACGCCATGCGCGCCGGTCGGCTCGAATTCGTGGGCCCAGCTGCGCTGACCCGCCGGATGAGCACGGTGCTGCGGCTGTCTCCCGTTGCGGCGAGATAG
- the pdxS gene encoding pyridoxal 5'-phosphate synthase lyase subunit PdxS, with product MTQEFAVTTPDTTPAIGTARVKRGMAEMLKGGVIMDVVNAEQAKIAEDAGAVAVMALERVPADIRAQGGVSRMSDPDMIDGIIAAVSIPVMAKARIGHFVEAQILQSLGVDYIDESEVLTPADYANHIDKWNFTAPFVCGATNLGEALRRITEGAAMIRSKGEAGTGDVSNATTHMRKIRGELRRLSTLAEDELFVAAKELQAPYELVREVAETGKLPVVLFTAGGIATPADAAMMMQLGAEGVFVGSGIFKSGNPAQRAAAIVKATTFFDDPDVLAKVSRGLGEAMVGINVEEIPEPHRLAERGW from the coding sequence ATGACACAGGAGTTTGCCGTGACCACGCCCGACACCACACCCGCCATCGGCACCGCCCGCGTGAAGCGCGGCATGGCCGAGATGCTGAAGGGCGGTGTGATCATGGATGTTGTCAATGCGGAGCAGGCCAAGATCGCCGAAGATGCCGGCGCCGTCGCCGTCATGGCCCTCGAGCGTGTCCCCGCCGACATTCGCGCCCAGGGTGGCGTTTCCCGCATGTCCGATCCGGACATGATCGACGGCATCATCGCCGCCGTCTCCATCCCGGTCATGGCCAAGGCTCGTATCGGCCACTTCGTGGAGGCGCAGATCCTGCAGTCCCTCGGCGTCGACTACATCGACGAGTCCGAGGTGCTGACCCCCGCCGATTACGCCAACCACATCGACAAGTGGAACTTCACCGCCCCCTTCGTCTGTGGCGCCACCAATCTGGGTGAGGCCCTGCGCCGTATCACCGAGGGCGCGGCCATGATCCGCTCCAAGGGTGAGGCCGGCACCGGCGATGTCTCCAATGCCACCACCCACATGCGCAAGATCCGCGGCGAGCTGCGCCGCCTGAGCACCCTGGCCGAGGACGAGCTGTTCGTCGCCGCCAAGGAGCTGCAGGCCCCGTACGAGCTGGTCCGCGAGGTCGCCGAGACCGGCAAGCTGCCGGTTGTGCTCTTCACCGCCGGTGGCATCGCCACCCCGGCCGACGCCGCCATGATGATGCAGCTGGGCGCCGAGGGCGTCTTCGTCGGCTCCGGCATCTTCAAGTCCGGCAACCCGGCGCAGCGCGCCGCCGCCATCGTGAAGGCCACCACCTTCTTCGACGACCCGGATGTGCTGGCGAAGGTGTCGCGCGGCCTGGGTGAGGCCATGGTCGGCATCAATGTCGAGGAGATCCCGGAGCCGCACCGTCTCGCCGAGCGCGGCTGGTAA
- a CDS encoding MHYT domain-containing protein encodes MLEIDQFTYGWLTPVLAYLMSVLGSLLALRCMVRARGQVGRGGNGWIATGAIALGGTGIWVMHFIAMLGFSVQDATIRYNVPITVFSALIAMGVVWLGLSIVVHRHGGELFALVIGGAITGLGVAGMHYAGMYAMKTDATVQYDPWVVLLSLVIAIVAATAALWFALHVHGILATIGAALIMGIAVCGMHYTGMFAMHAHVAEHMHAPAGAQANQLLTPLIVGVSMVTMLMLFQVGITDIDEPDLSRIRGQYASRFWPSEGDAVHQKFDPDDFPTETFKPHHREY; translated from the coding sequence ATGCTGGAAATCGACCAGTTCACCTATGGTTGGTTGACCCCCGTGCTCGCCTATCTCATGTCCGTCCTCGGCTCGTTGCTGGCGCTGCGCTGCATGGTGCGGGCGCGCGGTCAGGTGGGGCGGGGCGGCAACGGGTGGATCGCGACGGGGGCGATAGCGCTGGGCGGCACCGGGATCTGGGTCATGCATTTCATTGCGATGCTTGGCTTTTCGGTGCAGGATGCGACGATTCGGTACAACGTGCCGATTACCGTCTTCAGCGCCCTTATCGCGATGGGCGTTGTGTGGCTGGGGCTTTCGATCGTGGTGCACCGGCACGGCGGGGAGTTGTTCGCACTGGTCATCGGCGGGGCGATCACCGGGCTCGGGGTCGCCGGTATGCACTACGCCGGGATGTACGCCATGAAAACCGATGCGACAGTGCAGTACGACCCGTGGGTGGTCCTGCTGTCGCTGGTGATCGCCATTGTCGCGGCGACGGCGGCGCTCTGGTTCGCCCTGCATGTGCACGGCATACTCGCCACCATCGGTGCGGCGCTGATCATGGGAATCGCGGTGTGCGGCATGCACTACACGGGCATGTTCGCCATGCACGCCCATGTCGCCGAGCATATGCACGCGCCGGCCGGGGCGCAGGCGAACCAGCTGCTGACCCCGCTCATCGTCGGCGTCAGCATGGTCACCATGCTCATGCTGTTCCAGGTCGGCATCACCGATATCGACGAGCCCGATCTCAGCCGCATTCGTGGTCAGTACGCCAGCAGGTTCTGGCCCAGTGAGGGCGATGCTGTGCACCAGAAGTTCGATCCGGACGACTTCCCCACCGAGACGTTCAAACCGCACCACCGCGAGTATTGA
- a CDS encoding DUF1990 family protein gives MVRNGSESGGSGFNYGPVGSTCPRDVDWAGGGSGYRGYERTVVVGHGEVDWRRASEAVMSWEIKRRSGFRVDPQSGADLRVTAGAEYRITASFGPFAIHEPVRVVAVVDTLIRRGFAYGTLVGHPVSGEEAFIVHRSPDGTVALTIRSLTRPSPTGVWRALFPLLLVAQRRYRHRYLRALIPL, from the coding sequence ATGGTGCGGAACGGATCGGAAAGCGGTGGTAGTGGGTTCAACTACGGACCGGTGGGCTCGACGTGTCCGAGGGATGTCGACTGGGCTGGGGGCGGTTCGGGGTATCGCGGGTACGAGAGGACAGTTGTCGTCGGGCATGGGGAGGTCGACTGGCGGCGCGCTTCCGAGGCGGTGATGAGCTGGGAGATCAAGCGGCGCAGCGGGTTTCGGGTAGATCCGCAATCGGGGGCTGATTTACGCGTGACCGCCGGGGCAGAGTATCGGATCACTGCCTCGTTCGGGCCGTTCGCCATTCACGAGCCGGTGCGCGTTGTCGCCGTGGTGGACACCTTGATCCGCCGCGGGTTCGCCTACGGCACGCTGGTGGGCCATCCGGTCTCGGGGGAAGAGGCGTTCATCGTCCACCGCAGCCCCGATGGGACGGTCGCACTCACCATTCGTTCGCTGACCCGCCCCTCCCCCACCGGAGTCTGGCGGGCATTGTTCCCACTGCTTCTTGTTGCCCAGCGCCGCTACCGACACCGCTACCTCCGCGCCCTCATACCGCTGTAA
- a CDS encoding VOC family protein yields the protein MRIYITSVFVDDQQKALDFYTGVLGFTTKHDIPLGEARWLTVVSPEDPEGAELLLEPDGHPAVKPYKTGLLADGIPAASFQVADVRAEYDRLRDRGVTFTQEPIAAGPVTIAVFADTCGNLIQIVTPA from the coding sequence GTGAGGATCTACATCACCAGCGTTTTCGTCGATGACCAGCAGAAAGCCCTCGACTTCTACACCGGGGTACTGGGTTTCACCACGAAGCACGACATCCCGCTGGGCGAAGCCCGGTGGTTGACGGTCGTCTCACCGGAAGACCCCGAAGGCGCGGAACTCCTGCTGGAGCCTGATGGCCACCCCGCGGTGAAGCCCTACAAGACCGGTCTGCTCGCCGACGGCATTCCGGCCGCGTCATTCCAGGTCGCCGATGTGCGGGCCGAGTACGACCGGCTGCGTGACCGGGGAGTCACCTTCACACAGGAACCGATCGCGGCGGGCCCGGTGACCATCGCCGTATTCGCCGACACCTGCGGAAATCTCATCCAGATCGTCACCCCGGCCTGA
- a CDS encoding LLM class flavin-dependent oxidoreductase → MTKPFRFGVVAPLRTDLPTWRERVRRIADSGYSTLLVPDFPQAQPSPAPMLATAAALAPDLRVGVWVYASPLRPAWMTAWEAHSLSLVTEGRFEFGIGTGRPGIEDELRDRGLPAVPPGERLTQVRETIATLRDLDGPDLRTPVVMAVRGPKARALAAELADTVNFALQPHETRADVTRLAHEVRALGDVELALHVPIIGNSVAPFMASPDTNPAALPPDSFAMLPDDPAAAIEEIHRRREETGFSYYVFGADFAETLAPVVAELAGK, encoded by the coding sequence ATGACGAAGCCCTTCAGATTCGGGGTCGTTGCCCCGCTCAGAACCGACCTGCCGACATGGCGAGAGCGTGTGCGCCGCATTGCCGACAGCGGATACTCGACGCTGCTGGTGCCCGATTTCCCGCAGGCGCAACCGTCGCCCGCCCCCATGCTGGCGACCGCCGCAGCCCTCGCCCCCGACCTGCGCGTGGGCGTCTGGGTGTACGCCTCTCCGCTCCGACCGGCGTGGATGACGGCGTGGGAAGCGCACTCGCTGTCCCTGGTGACCGAGGGTCGTTTCGAGTTCGGAATCGGCACCGGCAGGCCCGGAATCGAGGACGAACTGCGCGACCGGGGACTACCCGCGGTCCCTCCGGGCGAGCGGTTGACCCAGGTCCGCGAGACCATCGCCACCCTGCGAGACCTCGACGGCCCCGACCTCCGCACCCCCGTCGTCATGGCCGTCCGCGGCCCCAAAGCCCGCGCACTGGCAGCCGAACTCGCAGACACAGTCAACTTCGCCCTGCAACCCCACGAGACCCGCGCCGACGTCACCCGCCTGGCCCACGAGGTCCGCGCACTCGGAGACGTCGAGCTCGCCCTGCACGTCCCGATCATCGGCAACTCGGTCGCACCCTTCATGGCCTCCCCCGACACCAACCCCGCCGCCCTCCCCCCAGACTCGTTCGCGATGCTCCCGGACGACCCCGCCGCCGCCATCGAAGAAATCCACCGCCGCCGAGAGGAAACCGGCTTCTCCTACTACGTATTCGGCGCCGACTTCGCAGAAACCCTCGCCCCAGTCGTAGCCGAACTCGCCGGCAAGTAG
- a CDS encoding DUF2255 family protein, whose translation MRTSIDYLAESEVVNLVTRTKDGREITTTVGAVVVGGVGYVRSQRRAEAKWYKRALRTPEGALLEGNTRYRVTFEHITDPAVIRHVDRAIYAKYGGPLRNLALRPMLWWTRRYVIGVHATERSAETQP comes from the coding sequence ATGCGGACATCGATCGACTACCTCGCCGAATCCGAGGTGGTCAACCTCGTAACGCGCACCAAGGACGGACGCGAGATCACCACAACGGTCGGGGCGGTGGTGGTCGGCGGCGTCGGCTACGTCCGCAGCCAGCGCCGCGCCGAGGCGAAGTGGTACAAGCGAGCCCTGCGTACACCGGAAGGTGCACTGCTGGAAGGAAATACGCGCTACCGGGTGACATTCGAGCACATCACCGACCCCGCGGTGATCCGGCACGTGGACCGGGCGATCTACGCCAAATACGGTGGCCCCCTGCGAAACCTCGCGTTGCGCCCGATGCTGTGGTGGACCAGGCGCTACGTCATCGGCGTGCACGCCACAGAACGCTCGGCAGAAACCCAGCCCTGA
- a CDS encoding TetR/AcrR family transcriptional regulator — MSSERRPSGKHHGDLRRVLEETALDLVAERGVHGFALAEVCRRAGVSVGAPYKHFADREALLAALAAHSFREQHRRYEAAIATGSEPGEQLAAFAAAYVRFAAQERTLFELAFTAGLDKSRYPELMDTGTALFDMLMPIARTIAPDENDAFDLLVRIAAAAHGLALLTDQGLVRPGRDTSEATEEQAARSARALIDEARTAHPR, encoded by the coding sequence ATGAGCAGCGAGCGAAGGCCCAGTGGGAAGCATCACGGCGATCTCCGGCGAGTACTGGAGGAGACCGCTCTGGACCTCGTCGCAGAGCGCGGTGTGCACGGGTTCGCCCTGGCCGAGGTGTGCCGCCGCGCCGGTGTCAGCGTGGGCGCGCCGTACAAGCATTTCGCCGACCGGGAGGCACTTCTCGCGGCACTGGCCGCGCACAGCTTCCGCGAACAGCATCGCCGCTACGAGGCCGCCATCGCGACCGGTTCCGAGCCCGGCGAGCAACTCGCCGCCTTCGCGGCGGCGTACGTACGTTTCGCCGCGCAGGAGCGCACCCTGTTCGAGCTCGCTTTCACCGCCGGCCTGGACAAGAGTCGCTACCCCGAGCTGATGGATACGGGCACAGCGTTATTCGACATGCTGATGCCGATCGCGCGCACCATTGCCCCCGACGAGAACGACGCGTTCGACCTTCTCGTCCGTATCGCCGCTGCCGCTCACGGGTTGGCGCTGCTGACCGATCAGGGATTGGTTCGGCCCGGCCGCGATACATCGGAAGCCACCGAGGAGCAGGCCGCACGTTCAGCGCGGGCGCTCATCGATGAGGCTCGAACTGCGCACCCGAGGTAG